A genomic segment from Aegilops tauschii subsp. strangulata cultivar AL8/78 chromosome 1, Aet v6.0, whole genome shotgun sequence encodes:
- the LOC109742027 gene encoding protein DEHYDRATION-INDUCED 19 homolog 6 has protein sequence MEVQARHGFLPTGRQQHLHGHGQAHQQPPAGEDEWWEYFPCPFCYIEVEVPFLCDHLQEEHCFDMKNAVCPICADNLGADTAGHFREQHSQQLKMRKSSSSRAGAAAADKEAYEEDDSYYEESSYIMGRPVADDHSPDPLLSQFICTVAPPVVDPEPSKAEEVDHAAPSSDDQRLNQVVMDDASKQDLEERLRRVEFVKQMLMTTMAWD, from the exons atggAGGTGCAGGCTCGCCATGGCTTCCTACCAACAGGGAGGCAGCAGCACCTCCATGGCCATGGCCAGGCTCACCAACAACCTCCCGCAG GAGAAGATGAGTGGTGGGAGTACTTCCCCTGCCCCTTCTGCTACATTGAGGTGGAGGTCCCCTTCCTCTGTGACCACCTGCAGGAGGAGCACTGCTTTGACATGAAGAACGCt gtGTGCCCTATCTGCGCCGACAACCTCGGGGCCGACACGGCCGGGCATTTCAGGGAGCAGCACTCACAGCAGCTCAAG ATGAGGAAGTCTTCTTCTTCCAGGGCAGGAGCAGCAGCTGCTGACAAGGAGGCATATGAAGAGGATGACTCCTACTATGAAGAATCCTCATACATCATGGGCCGGCCGGTAGCTGATGATCATTCCCCTGACCCTCTGCTCTCCCAGTTCATCTGCACCGTCGCGCCCCCGGTCGTCGATCCAGAGCCCAGCAAGGCCGAGGAGGTTGATCATGCTGCACCTTCCTCAGATGATCAGAG GCTGAATCAGGTTGTGATGGATGATGCGTCGAAGCAGGACCTCGAGGAGCGGCTGCGGAGGGTCGAGTTTGTGAAGCAGATGCTGATGACGACGATGGCTTGGGACTGA
- the LOC109741991 gene encoding uncharacterized protein has protein sequence MLRSGRPAVATAAALLLSPAAPAPRLPRRFLSLTATPYPLYYDLLVHRPVKTPKSTPSNADAASDPRPPPPDAEGAEEKQQPALDRAQRKYLRKRRSRQLPDPDATTGTKPTTTSEMVELRPEVVDFPRLHAREEALYFHDAFAMPWEKDKHYRMLYRLEKKYFPEQSLDNAFVAADDAAPAQPPSDADKGLVFFEEEKKEGEAVGKKEGADKGEVLERKVEEFFRALKKGPGEGKADDASTAAKKKTVLGRAPRQVKRDAEREEEDWPRPHLASTRTELPPRWDGPTGTVVLIDKPKGWTSFTVCGKLRRLVKVQKVGHAGTLDPMATGLLIVCVGKATKVVDRYQGMVKGYSGVFRLGEATSTWDADSPVIQRESWEHIKDEDIRKAAASFMGEIWQVPPMFSAIKVGGEKMYDKARRGESVELSPRRISIYKFDIERSLEDRQNLIFRVTCSKGTYIRSLCADLGKALRSCAHLTALRRDSIGDYSVNDAWNFDELQEQITKGYL, from the exons ATGCTTCGGAGCGGCCGACCGGCagtggccacggcggcggcgcTGCTCCTCTCGCCGGCGGCGCCGGCGCCCCGCCTCCCGCGCCGGTTCCTCTCCCTCACCGCCACCCCCTACCCGCTCTACTACGACCTCCTCGTCCACCGCCCCGTGAAAACCCCCAAATCCACCCCCTCCAACGCCGACGCCGCCTCCGacccccgccccccgccgcccgacgcGGAGGGCGCCGAGGAGAAGCAGCAGCCCGCTCTCGACCGCGCGCAGCGCAAGTACCTCCGGAAGCGCCGCAGCCGGCAGCTCCCGGACCCGGACGCCACCACGGGGACCAAGCCGACGACCACGTCGGAGATGGTGGAGCTGCGGCCGGAGGTGGTGGACTTCCCGCGGCTGCACGCGCGCGAGGAGGCGCTCTACTTCCACGACGCCTTCGCCATGCCCTGGGAGAAGGACAAGCACTACCGCATGCTCTACCGCCTCGAGAAGAAGTACTTCCCGGAGCAGTCCCTCGACAACGCCTTCGTCGCCGCCGACGACGCCGCCCCGGCCCAGCCGCCCTCCGACGCCGACAAGGGACTTGTTTTCTtcgaggaggagaagaaagagggCGAGGCGGTCGGGAAGAAGGAGGGGGCAGACAAGGGGGAGGTGCTGGAGAGGAAGGTGGAGGAGTTCTTCAGGGCCCTGAAGAAAGGGCCTGGTGAGGGGAAGGCTGACGACGCTTCGACAGCGGCGAAGAAGAAGACGGTGTTGGGAAGGGCGCCGAGGCAGGTGAAGCGGGATGCGGAGAGGGAGGAAGAAGACTGGCCGCGGCCGCACCTCGCGAGCACGAGGACGGAGCTGCCGCCTCGGTGGGACGGGCCGACCGGGACCGTCGTGCTCATTGACAAGCCCAAAG GGTGGACCTCATTTACTGTTTGTGGAAAACTACGGCGGTTGGTGAAAGTGCAAAAG GTTGGCCATGCTGGTACTCTGGATCCTATGGCCACTGGATTGTTGATTGTTTGTGTGGGCAAAGCAACCAAAGTTGTTGATAG ATATCAAGGCATGGTTAAAGGCTATAGTGGTGTTTTCCGGCTTGGAGAAGCAACATCAACCTGGGATGCAGATTCACCC GTTATTCAGAGGGAATCATGGGAACACATCAAAGATGAAGATATTAGAAAGGCAGCAGCATCATTCATGGGTGAAATATGGCAAGTTCCTCCGATGTTTTCTGCCATTAAG GTTGGTGGAGAAAAAATGTATGACAAAGCAAGGAGGGGTGAATCGGTAGAGCTTTCACCAAGACGTATATCAATATACAAGTTTGATATCGAGCGCAGTTTAGAAGACAG GCAAAATTTGATATTCCGAGTTACTTGCTCGAAAGGAACATACATTCGGTCCCTCTGTGCAGACTTGGGGAAAGCGCTTCGAAG CTGTGCTCATTTAACTGCCCTTCGGAGGGACTCAATTG GTGACTATTCGGTCAATGACGCTTGGAACTTCGACGAACTGCAAGAACAAATCACCAAGGGATACCTATGA